The DNA sequence aataaattaatggagatatcctatctcctagaacggacCTTAAAGGTCaacgagtccagccccctgtcttcacaagcaggaccaagtactgattttgccccatctccctaagtggcccccttaaggattgaactcacaaccctgggtttagcaggccaatgctcaaaccactgagctatccctcccctacgaTTTTATGTAATATTTAGAGCAGGGAAATATATTCTAATTCCCTTCTGAGACTTTTGGAACAAGGGGGAATATCATCCCTGGGCAGATGGCCAGCACCATGCTATTGACCAGTTAATGTACTTTGCTGCTTAGGTATTCTCTTGAGTTGGAGGGATATAGTGCGGGGGGCATATACAGAGCAGCTgcaccagggtgaatttcaccctaattcCTTTGGATAGAAAGAatggaggagaaaggaaaaccaTAAGGCCAATGCTATGATGCAGAATAATTTTTAATGGGAATGAGCAGTGGAGTACACACTTGCAGAATGAATTAATGCAGAGTACAAAGAATGTATTTTCAGGGGTACAATACAAGCAAGAACCAATCACCCGCTCCAAAGTGAGGCTTTTCACACAAGATGATCTGCTTTCTGTCTTGAAGCTGTTGAGTTTGAAAATCATGTCCCTTTTTCAGCCAAGTGACTTGTTTTAGCCAGTTCAACGTCAAATAGGACAAAGCACAATAGGAGCATAAGAGTAAGCTGCAAAACCATTAGATCATAAACCTACAATAATATGTAACAAGTGGAAGACACAGATAGGCCTGATTTACAGAGGTGACAAACACCCACAGTCTGCAAGTCGAGTTGTAGGCATCATTGTCCATTAGATCTGTGGTGAATCTCTATCTTGTCATCCCCTGATTGTTTCTCATTCCATGGATGGTTTTTCTGGGTTTAACATGGCCCACAGTTCCCACGGTTGAATCCAGAATATCCTCCCCCAGAAATGCTACGATATGACTTCCTGATATAACCACGTGAGCCCCCACAACCATATGAGCCTCCATAACCAGCCCCATaaccacccccagctcctccgcCATAACcacccccggctccacccccatAAACAATACTGCTACCTCCCCCATAGCCTCCACTGTAACCTCCTCCAAAACCACCACCGTAACTACCCCTAGAAGTGATTGAGCCACTGAGACCTCCACCGGAACCATATGAGCCCCCAGCTCTAATTGGCATATTTGGTAAGGAGCTTCCTACGAAGCTGTCTTGAGGACATGTAGCCATAGTTGGTCCCGGGAATCTCACAACAACTGGTGGCGCAAAGACCACTGCAGTCGAATCTCCACATGATGAGATACACGGCTCGTTGCAGACATCAATGTATGGACGTGGGCATATATCGGGAATACAGTCCTGGGGTGGGCAGTAAGACATCTTCTGTGATGGAGGGAATCCTGAAAAAACAGGCGGGAGTAAAGAAACCATGAGACACAGTTGAGATTGGAATAAGAGATTCACGGTTTGAGTTTTAGAGTAAGGGGGAGCGAGATTGGTAGGAGGGCTTTGTTGAGGGCCACATATCTGCTCCGGTTTCTTCCTTCTATTCCTTTTCACCCATTCCCCTTAggcttcaaacacacacacatacacacacacaactcccaaCAATTTCAAAACGTTAACTTTTCACTGCTTCATGCAACCATTAAGCTGTACAACACCCTGTGAAGTCAGTGAGAACTACTTTATTTCAGATCTGCTATTTCAGCTTGTATCAGCTAAAGATCTGGATTGAAGATTAAAAGTTCTACCCATAAGACTTTAAGTTTTGCCATAGTGGGTCCGCTCAGTGGTCCAACTCATCCAGTGTCCCGTCTCTAATGCTGTGCAGCACGACACTCTTCAGAGAAAATGATAGGAGCCCTGATGTGGCCCATTATGGAGGAAACTGCTCATAAGGAGAATTTCTTCTTAGTGTCACTAACCTAGGGGCTAAATTTGCCCTGAAGGGAAATTCATATAAAGCACTTCCAGCTTCTCAAACTTTTCAAGGTCTTGATCGTCCACTAAACTAAAAAGAACAATCAAGCTGCTATTCAATTGTTATATTTCAAAACTGATCTCCAGCATTTTATGTAAACAGCAGGGTCAGATGATCATCTTGGACAAATAGCGGTGAGTCCAGTGAAGTCAGCTGATGGGCTGGCAATTGTATTTGTCTATAAAGAGTCAGAATAAAACTGTCCATTGCTAAAGTAGcctaaagctgagatttttcataATTTTCTAATGGATTTACATGCACTGCCCCCTATTATATTTATTGCAAATGGGTGTCCCAATCCCATAAGtggatttgaaaatcccagcatgaTATGTTTAAAGTCTGCCACCACCAAGGCCTGGAACTGACTAGTTACAGAGAGTCTCTTTTGGAAAGAAAGAACTAACCTCCTTAATAT is a window from the Malaclemys terrapin pileata isolate rMalTer1 chromosome 21, rMalTer1.hap1, whole genome shotgun sequence genome containing:
- the LOC128827513 gene encoding scale keratin-like; translation: MSYCPPQDCIPDICPRPYIDVCNEPCISSCGDSTAVVFAPPVVVRFPGPTMATCPQDSFVGSSLPNMPIRAGGSYGSGGGLSGSITSRGSYGGGFGGGYSGGYGGGSSIVYGGGAGGGYGGGAGGGYGAGYGGSYGCGGSRGYIRKSYRSISGGGYSGFNRGNCGPC